In the Quercus lobata isolate SW786 chromosome 5, ValleyOak3.0 Primary Assembly, whole genome shotgun sequence genome, one interval contains:
- the LOC115991331 gene encoding putative receptor-like protein kinase At3g47110, with translation MGTRLLCSIHFLAILLLFNVKSTLAVLSSNTGTSSYFGGNETDYQALLAFKTKITQDPGNVLSSWNDSLHFCQWEGVTCGRKHRRVTVLNLKSRGLVGSLSPYIGNLSFMRVIDLSNNTIGGKIHNEVGRLFRLRVLSLSNNSFQGEIPANLSHCANLEHLTVNYSNLSGSIPTEFASLSKLVVFSVGKNNLMGRIPPFIGNLSSLQVLSLSYNVLKGQIPNDLGQLGSLQILALGKNKLSGLIPSSLYNLSSIIIFSLSENEFSGTLPTDLFLTLPHLQLLQITGNNFTGSIPTSLSNASELQIFDVGSNKLTGKVSVNFGGLQHLEDILFYENNLGSGDVDELDFIKSLVNCSRLKTFILEDNQFKGMLPNVLGNLSTQLEYFMISNNLIFGEIPSGIGNLISMNHLWMAGNELTGTIPSDIGNLQKLQRLFLSNNKLSGRLPITLGNLSSMSYMNFGNNRLQGTIPSSIGKCKNLILLDLSQNNLHGTIPKQLFAISSLSISLNLAQNFLIGSLPLEVSNLVHLAELDISKNKLSSEIPSSLSSCTSLEYLYMEGNFFHGVIPTSLSSLRGIQVMDLSRNKLSGQIPNFLDKLFLKNLNLSFNDFEGEVPTKGVFANASALSIVGNNRLCGGISKLKLPRCVANERKKMKWHLAIKILISMACVIVAMIIVSFFLFYYRKNRRKENTSGPYLRKSLLKVSYQMLLKATDGFSSANLIGVGGFGSVYKGILGEDGSIVAVKVLNLQHRGASRSFISECETLKNIRHRNLVKIITSCSSVDFHGNDFKALVYEFMPNGNLENWLHDLETDFGQVEIQNLNLLQRINIAIDVACALDYLHHHCPMPVVHCDLKPSNILFDYDMIAHVGDFGLAKFLLEQTNLEQSSSIGIRGTIGYTPPEYGLGSEVSTKGDVYSYGILLLEMITGKRPTDSMFDGGLNLHNYASIAWPNRVLEIVDPKLLNNNDEVTGNHNCTPTNRTNECLISMVKLGLACSVELLQERWDISKAISELQLVRDILLGARI, from the exons ATGGGAACGAGACTATTGTGCTCAATTCACTTCCTAGCCATCCTTCTCTTGTTCAATGTAAAATCAACTCTTGCTGTTTTATCTAGCAATACTGGCACCTCAAGTTATTTTGGCGGGAATGAGACAGATTATCAGGCTTTGTTGGCCTTCAAGACAAAGATAACACAAGACCCTGGAAACGTATTGAGCTCGTGGAATGATTCCCTCCATTTCTGCCAGTGGGAAGGTGTAACATGCGGCCGCAAGCATAGAAGAGTCACTGTATTAAACCTTAAGTCCAGAGGTTTGGTGGGTTCCTTGTCTCCATACATAGGCAACCTCAGCTTCATGAGGGTAATCGATCTCTCGAACAATACCATTGGAGGCAAGATTCATAATGAAGTTGGTCGTCTATTCAGGTTGCGAGTATTGAGCCTGAGTAACAACTCCTTCCAAGGAGAAATTCCTGCAAACCTTTCCCATTGCGCGAACCTGGAGCACCTTACGGTCAATTATAGTAACCTTTCAGGGTCAATCCCGACGGAGTTCGCTTCTTTGTCAAAGCTGGTGGTATTTTCTGTTGGCAAAAACAATCTCATGGGAAGAATCCCACCTTTCATTGGAAACCTTAGCTCTCTCCAAGTCTTATCTCTATCCTATAATGTCTTGAAAGGACAGATTCCAAATGACTTAGGCCAATTAGGAAGCTTACAAATTCTTGCACTGGGAAAAAATAAACTCTCTGGTTTGATTCCATCGTCTTTGTATAATCTTTcatctataattattttttcattgtcTGAAAATGAGTTTAGTGGAACTCTTCCCACAGACTTATTCCTCACTCTTCCCCATCTCCAGTTGCTTCAAATAACTGGAAACAATTTTACCGGATCTATTCCGACCTCATTATCTAATGCTTCAGAGCTACAAATCTTCGATGTTGGAAGCAACAAACTTACCGGAAAAGTTTCAGTTAATTTTGGAGGCTTACAACATTTGGAAGATAtacttttttatgaaaataatttagGAAGCGGAGATGTTGATGAATTGGACTTCATTAAATCTCTAGTCAATTGTAGCCGATTGAAGACCTTTATCCTTGAAGACAATCAATTCAAAGGTATGTTGCCAAATGTTTTGGGAAATCTTTCAACCCAACTTGAATATTTTATGATCAGCAACAATCTTATTTTTGGGGAAATCCCTTCAGGGATAGGTAATTTGATTAGCATGAACCACTTATGGATGGCTGGTAATGAACTCACAGGCACAATCCCAAGTGATATTGGTAACCTCCAAAAGCtacaaagattatttttatctaaCAACAAACTCTCAGGAAGGTTACCAATTACCCTTGGAAACCTATCTTCGATGAGTTACATGAATTTcggaaataatagattgcaagGAACTATCCCATCAAGTATAGGAAAGTGCAAAAATCTGATTTTGTTAGATCTATCTCAAAACAATCTCCATGGCACCATTCCAAAACAACTCTTTGCAATTTCCTCCTTGTCAATTTCACTTAATTTAGCTCAAAACTTTTTAATTGGATCATTACCATTAGAGGTCAGCAATCTTGTCCATTTAGCAGAATTGGACATATCTAAGAACAAGTTGTCTAGTGAAATTCCAAGTAGCCTAAGCTCTTGCACTAGCCTTGAGTACCTTTACATGGAAGGTAATTTCTTTCATGGAGTAATTCCAACATCTTTGAGTTCTTTAAGAGGTATCCAAGTTATGGATCTTTCTAGAAACAAGTTGTCAGGTCAAATTCCAAATTTCCTGGATAAACTCttcttgaagaatttgaatttatcctTCAATGATTTTGAGGGAGAGGTTCCTACGAAAGGAGTTTTTGCAAATGCTAGTGCACTATCAATTGTAGGAAATAATAGGCTTTGTGGGGGCATATCGAAACTAAAGTTACCTAGGTGTGTAGCCaatgaaaggaagaaaatgaagtGGCATCTtgcaatcaaaattttaatctcaATGGCTTGTGTGATTGTGGCAATGATCATAGtgtcatttttcttattttactatcgcaaaaatagaagaaaagaaaacacttCAGGACCTTACTTGAGAAAATCACTTCTGAAAGTGTCTTACCAAATGCTTCTTAAAGCAACTGATGGGTTCTCTTCAGCAAACTTAATTGGTGTGGGTGGTTTTGGCTCTGTGTATAAAGGCATCCTTGGTGAGGATGGATCAATTGTTGCAGTCAAGGTACTAAATCTTCAACATAGAGGAGCTTCTAGGAGCTTCATCTCTGAGTGTGAAACCTTGAAAAATATTCGTCATCGAAATCTTGTGAAGATCATAACTTCTTGCTCAAGTGTGGATTTTCATGGTAATGATTTTAAGGCTCTAGTCTATGAGTTCATGCCCAATGGAAATCTAGAAAATTGGTTACATGATCTGGAAACAGATTTTGGGCAAGTAGAGATACAAAATTTGAACCTTCTTCAAAGAATAAACATTGCCATTGATGTTGCATGTGCACTCGATTATCTACATCACCATTGCCCAATGCCAGTTGTTCACTGTGATTTAAAGCCAAGCAACATTCTTTTTGACTATGATATGATTGCTCATGTTGGAGATTTTggacttgcaaaatttcttttAGAACAAACAAATCTGGAGCAAAGCAGCTCAATTGGAATAAGAGGAACAATTGGGTACACTCCTCCAG AGTACGGTTTAGGAAGTGAAGTGTCAACCAAAGGGGATGTCTACAGTTATGGAATCTTATTGTTGGAAATGATAACAGGAAAGAGACCTACAGATAGTATGTTTGATGGAGGCTTGAATCTTCACAACTACGCTAGCATAGCCTGGCCTAACCGTGTATTGGAGATTGTAGACCCAAAACTTTTAAACAATAATGATGAAGTAACTGGCAATCACAATTGCACCCCAACAAATAGAACGAATGAGTGTTTGATATCCATGGTGAAGCTTGGCCTGGCATGCTCTGTGGAGTTGCTGCAAGAACGATGGGACATTAGCAAGGCCATCTCTGAGTTGCAATTGGTCAGGGACATTCTTCTTGGCGCTAGGATTTAA
- the LOC115992083 gene encoding probable plastid-lipid-associated protein 10, chloroplastic, which translates to MDLAFVPPLYPPKGNRAIYEFKPFSSALHRNLYSQRTSPCLATAATQTSQASEFVVENKKHDLLRAILETKRGLVATADQRSSIEEALVSVEGYNMGLPIDLVKLDGTWRLQYTSAPDVLILFEAAARLPFFQVGQIFQKFECRDQSNGGVIRNVVQWSIPTLLEEQEGATLLVSAKFDIVSARNIYLQFEEITIQNINVSEELQALIAPAILPRSFLSLQILQFIRTFRAQIPVGNPGRQSVGGLYYLSYLDDNMLLGRAVGGGGVFVFTRAQPLE; encoded by the exons atggATTTGGCTTTTGTGCCTCCATTGTATCCGCCAAAAGGAAACAGAGCCATCTATGAGTTTAAGCCTTTTAGCTCTGCCCTTCATAGAAATCTGTACTCTCAGAGAACTTCTCCATGTTTAGCAACTGCAGCTACCCAAACCAGTCAG GCATCTGAATTTGTGGTAGAGAACAAAAAGCATGATTTATTGAGAGCTATCCTAGAGACAAAACGAGGACTTGTTGCAACTGCTGACCAACGCTCTTCCATTGAGGAGGCTCTT GTGAGTGTGGAGGGTTATAACATGGGTTTGCCAATTGATCTCGTAAAGTTGGATGGGACATGGCGCCTGCAGTATACTTCTGCCCCTGATGTTCTCATTCTTTTCGAAGCTGCTGCTAGACTTCCTTTCTTTcag GTTGggcaaatttttcaaaaatttgagtgCCGAGATCAATCAAATGGGGGTGTCATCCGTAATGTTGTTCAATGGAGTATTCCAACCTTGTTAGAG GAACAAGAAGGTGCCACTCTGCTTGTATCTGCAAAATTTGACATAGTTTCTGCGCGTAATATCTACCTTCAGTTTGAAGAG ATAActattcaaaatataaatgtcAGTGAAGAGCTGCAAGCTCTAATAGCTCCAGCAATACTGCCACGATCATTTTTAAGCCTACAG ATCTTGCAGTTTATCCGCACTTTCAGAGCTCAGATCCCTGTAGGTAACCCAGGAAG ACAATCAGTGGGAGGACTATATTACCTTTCTTATTTGGATGATAATATGCTTTTGGGTCGTGCCGTTGGTGGTGGAGGAGTATTCGTGTTTACTAGAGCTCAACCTCTTGAATGA